The DNA window GCTCATAAACATCTACCGCGTGGTTCAAAACTCGGTTCACGAGTTGATTGAAGATCTGAAGCGGCACCGGAACGAGCGGGACTACTACTACGCCATTCGGGCGGAGGAGCCCCAGGACCCGGTCCGCCGGGCCTCCCGGATGATCTTCCTGAACAAGACCTGCTACAACGGCCTCTGGCGGGTGAACCGGAAGGGGAAGTTCAACGTCCCCTTCGGTCGGTACAAGAACCCCAAGATCTGTGACGAGGAGGCGCTGCTGGCCGCCCACGCTGCCCTCCAGAACGTGGAGATCCTGCTGGCCCCCTTTGAGACGGTGCTGGACCGGGCGAAGCCCGGCGACTTCATTTACTTTGATCCCCCCTACCACCCCCTGAACGAGACCAGCAACTTTACGAGCTACACCCCGGACAACTTCGGCCCGGAGGACCAGCGGCGGCTGGCGGCGGTCTTCCGGGAACTGGATCGCCGGGGATGCCTCGTGATGCTCTCCAACTCCGACACCCCCTTCATCCACGAGCTCTACCGGGGGTATCGGATCGACAAGGTGTGGGCGAGCCGGGCCATCAACAGCAAGGCCGACCGCCGGGGGCAGATCACCGAGGTGGTGGTGCGGAACTACTGAAACCAGGCGCCTTCAGACCGGCGAACCCGGCTGTAGGCGCCTCGGTCGTTTCAGGTCCCTTACTGCACTGTGCTTCCCAGCCCGAACCTGTACAGGCGTCGACATCCGTCCCAGTCGACGGAATTGACGGATAACAACCCGGAAGTGTACAATCTTACCGTCAGATTGAAACGAGACGTCTTCAGGAGGTCGCTTATGAAGCGGCGGCACCTCGTCCTTTCAGTTGCCTATTCGCCGGTGCGCAGGTTGACCTTGCTGGCGGCCTGCCTGGTGCTGTCCGTCGCCGTGGCTGCCAGGGTGAGCCGGGA is part of the Bacillus thermozeamaize genome and encodes:
- a CDS encoding modification methylase → MSGDTRTPRPFLKWAGGKSQLLAQFEPLYPASFNAYHEPFVGGGAVFFHLFATGRLRGKRVVLSDINPELINIYRVVQNSVHELIEDLKRHRNERDYYYAIRAEEPQDPVRRASRMIFLNKTCYNGLWRVNRKGKFNVPFGRYKNPKICDEEALLAAHAALQNVEILLAPFETVLDRAKPGDFIYFDPPYHPLNETSNFTSYTPDNFGPEDQRRLAAVFRELDRRGCLVMLSNSDTPFIHELYRGYRIDKVWASRAINSKADRRGQITEVVVRNY